A part of Entelurus aequoreus isolate RoL-2023_Sb linkage group LG03, RoL_Eaeq_v1.1, whole genome shotgun sequence genomic DNA contains:
- the LOC133645651 gene encoding zinc finger BED domain-containing protein 5-like gives MVGRVKGFVSRVKEKNPDVIVTHCFLHREALVAKTLPADLAPVLDDVVRIVNFVKTRPLKCRLFASLCEEMGAEHKVLLLHTEVRWLSRGKVLARVYELREELKVFLTNERSDYSKLLASNEWCAKLAYLADIFHHLNELNTRMQGRNENLLTSTDKMNGFRLKLQLWQQHVQRGNLEMFPFTEKLHDGNTAAMCEVIGTHLKTLEKKLLFYFSSAFTECLDLVRDPYCSASIAGKDMTLKEQEELIELKQDRGLKLNFADLPLDSFWLSVAKEFPILANKAILTLLPFSTTYLCELSFSSLTVIKTKNRERLTAVEEELRVCLSTISARISILCSSKQAQVSH, from the coding sequence ATGGTCGGGCGCGTCAAAGGCTTCGTAAGTAGGGTCAAAGAAAAAAACCCGGATGTTATTGTTACGCACTGTTTTTTGCACCGTGAGGCACTCGTTGCAAAGACCTTACCAGCAGATCTAGCTCCTGTTTTGGATGATGTTGTGCGCATAGTGAACTTTGTGAAGACGCGACCTTTGAAATGTCGCTTATTTGCGTCTTTGTGTGAGGAAATGGGAGCGGAACATAAAGTGTTATTGCTCCACACGGAGGTCCGGTGGCTGTCGCGCGGCAAAGTGCTTGCCCGTGTGTATGAGCTGCGAGAGGAACTTAAAGTATTTCTGACAAACGAGAGGTCCGATTACTCAAAGCTGCTTGCAAGTAATGAGTGGTGTGCAAAGCTGGCATACCTGGCTGATATATTTCATCATCTGAATGAACTGAACACACGGATGCAAGGCCGAAATGAAAATCTGCTTACAAGCACTGATAAAATGAATGGATTCCGTTTGAAGTTGCAGCTCTGGCAACAACATGTGCAGCGTGGCAACCTTGAAATGTTCCCATTCACCGAGAAACTGCATGATGGCAACACTGCTGCAATGTGCGAAGTGATTGGCACACATTTGAAAACTCTTGAGAAAAAGTTGTTATTTTATTTCTCTTCAGCCTTCACAGAATGCCTTGACTTGGTCAGGGACCCATACTGCTCAGCATCCATTGCTGGTAAGGACATGACTTTAAAGGAGCAAGAGGAACTCATTGAACTGAAACAAGATCGGGGTTTAAAGCTAAACTTTGCTGATCTTCCTTTGGACAGTTTTTGGTTATCTGTTGCCAAGGAGTTCCCCATTCTGGCCAACAAAGCCATTTTGACATTGCTCCCGTTTTCAACCACATATCTATGTGAGCTGAGCTTCTCAAGCTTGACTGTgataaaaactaaaaacagagAGAGACTGACAGCTGTTGAGGAAGAGCTTCGTGTGTGTCTTTCTACCATTTCTGCCAGGATATCCATTTTGTGTTCATCGAAACAGGCCCAGGTTTCACACTAg